From the genome of Vibrio navarrensis, one region includes:
- a CDS encoding IS1182 family transposase yields the protein MSNSRNWEPPTALSKKEQFICKKLKQTGKLFVFLRTNRHLIINEEINHKLMSMYADHPRGKPAVPAALLAMATILQAYEQKSDAGATLEAMFDQRWQMVLDCLGSEESPFSQGTLCDFRHRLIAHDMDVVLLEHTVNVAREVGGFSHVQLRVALDSAPLQGAGRVEDTFNLVGHALELVVNCAAQIKMISEEELIEECGLKLVGKSSVKAALDIDWSDKNEKHQAVETLQNDVDALKQWLEKQPSAFIKHKGLEESLALLAKVLEQNIDPDPDGNGPKVKEGSVPDRQISISDSTMRHGRKSSSRTISGFKQHIAVDLDNKLILATCVRPANEPEHKASEYLKPKVNAYGEVKQIQIDRGYLAAHWTTELYEAGKEVVAKPWTPPSKSALSKNAFQIDLVEGSVMCPAGKVAMIKSGKVTQARFKSTECNACPKKADCTTSEKGRKIKIHEQEAMLQKLQKYVSTSQGRADARERVKVEHSLASICNRKGPRARYRGLRLNEYDLNRTAAITNLHIAMSLAA from the coding sequence ATGTCTAATTCTAGAAACTGGGAACCACCAACTGCTCTTTCCAAAAAAGAGCAGTTTATTTGCAAAAAGTTAAAACAGACCGGAAAACTGTTTGTGTTCTTACGCACCAATCGTCATCTCATCATTAATGAAGAGATTAATCATAAGCTTATGTCGATGTATGCTGACCACCCAAGAGGAAAGCCTGCTGTTCCGGCCGCTCTTTTAGCTATGGCAACGATTCTCCAAGCATACGAGCAAAAATCGGATGCCGGAGCGACATTAGAAGCGATGTTTGACCAACGTTGGCAAATGGTACTGGACTGTCTAGGGAGCGAGGAATCGCCATTTTCACAAGGCACCTTATGTGATTTTCGTCATCGTTTAATTGCGCACGATATGGATGTAGTTTTACTTGAACATACTGTAAATGTCGCTCGTGAAGTTGGAGGTTTTAGTCATGTTCAGCTCAGAGTGGCCCTAGACTCAGCGCCACTACAGGGCGCTGGTCGAGTTGAAGATACGTTCAATTTAGTGGGACATGCTCTTGAATTAGTCGTCAATTGTGCTGCACAAATAAAGATGATCTCAGAAGAAGAACTCATCGAAGAATGTGGTCTAAAACTGGTAGGAAAAAGCAGTGTCAAAGCGGCGTTAGACATTGATTGGTCAGATAAAAACGAGAAGCATCAAGCCGTTGAAACCTTGCAAAATGATGTTGACGCTCTGAAGCAGTGGTTAGAAAAACAACCCTCCGCCTTTATTAAGCATAAAGGGCTGGAAGAGAGCCTCGCTTTACTTGCAAAAGTTTTGGAACAGAATATAGACCCCGACCCGGACGGAAATGGGCCTAAAGTAAAAGAGGGTTCGGTGCCGGATAGGCAAATCTCTATCTCAGACTCAACCATGCGCCATGGACGAAAATCAAGCTCAAGGACGATTAGCGGGTTTAAGCAACATATTGCTGTCGACTTAGACAACAAGCTGATATTAGCGACCTGTGTCCGTCCTGCCAATGAACCGGAGCACAAGGCGTCGGAGTACTTAAAACCCAAAGTCAATGCTTACGGTGAAGTTAAACAAATTCAAATAGATAGGGGTTATTTAGCTGCTCACTGGACAACGGAGCTGTACGAAGCAGGAAAAGAGGTTGTTGCAAAACCATGGACACCGCCATCCAAGAGCGCACTGAGTAAAAACGCCTTCCAAATTGACTTGGTTGAAGGCAGTGTCATGTGCCCAGCAGGGAAAGTTGCCATGATAAAGTCTGGAAAAGTAACGCAAGCCCGTTTTAAATCAACGGAATGCAACGCTTGTCCGAAAAAAGCAGATTGTACGACATCAGAGAAAGGTCGAAAAATTAAAATACACGAGCAGGAAGCGATGCTGCAAAAGCTTCAGAAGTACGTAAGTACGTCTCAAGGTCGGGCTGATGCTAGAGAGCGGGTCAAAGTAGAGCACTCTCTAGCATCAATCTGCAACCGCAAAGGTCCTAGAGCAAGGT
- a CDS encoding helix-turn-helix domain-containing protein: MDLIDGLKAFVATAQTGSFTEAAERLGVSNRITSKYVAQLEERMGARAPISLKNTQ, from the coding sequence ATGGACTTAATTGATGGACTAAAAGCGTTTGTGGCAACGGCGCAAACGGGCTCATTTACTGAGGCGGCAGAGCGTTTGGGGGTTTCCAATCGCATCACCTCAAAATATGTCGCTCAGTTGGAAGAGCGCATGGGGGCTAGAGCACCGATCAGTTTAAAAAACACACAGTGA